The Cytobacillus sp. NJ13 sequence GGAAGTTCATGCCGCAGCGGCCGCTTTAGTGATTGGCGGCAAGGAAGTGGCTTACGTTGAAAATGACGAGCAGGCCAAAGAGGCCCTTCAGAAAATCAAGACTTCCTATGTATCAGAGAAAGATTTAAAGGCTCTCGAGGAAAGAAAGGAATCTCCTAATATTCCTTTACCTCAGCTGAAGGAAAATGAAACACGTCTTTTAGATGTCCGTTTTACTGAAGATGTATCCATTTCTGAAACAACCGTGAAACCGGATCAGATCATCAGTGCAGATAAGGCTGTGAAGCTTTTTCAAAAGGGCACCCTTGAGGAAAAGAAATATGAGGTTAAAGAAGGTGACGCACTAAGCAATATCGCCAGTGCCCATAACCTCGATATGAACCAGCTGATCGAGCTGAACAGCGGACTCAAGGAAGATTCTCTTATCAAAGCTGGACAGGAATTAAATGTGACTGTCTACAAACCGTATGTAAAAGTGATAGCAGATAAGGAAGTTTTCAAGAAAGAAAAAATTGATTATGAAAAAGAAGTCATCGAAGACAGCAGCATGCCTAAAGGCGAAACGAAAGTAAAGCAAGAAGGTAAGGAAGGCGTTCGCGCTGCAACCTATCTGATCTCTGAAGAAAACGGCCAACCGGTCAAAGAAGAAGTTAAAGAAGAAAAGGTTCTTGAGGAGCCTGTGAAACAAATTGTCATCAAGGGAACAAAGGTCATTCCATCCCGAGGTGAAGGCAGCTTTGCCTATCCTGCAGTCGGCGGCTATATCTCCAGCAAAATGGGCTACCGATGGGGGAAAATGCATAAGGGAATTGACATTGCAAGGCCTAGCGACCGTACAATCAAAGCAGCTGATAATGGTACTGTTGTATCTGCAGGCAGAGATGGCGGCTATGGCAACAAAATCGTCATCGACCATAATAATGGCTTCCGCACGGTTTATGCCCATCTCGACTCCATCAGTGTCAGCGTTGGCCAAACCGTCTCAAAAGGATCAAAAATCGGTGTTATGGGATCAACTGGAGATTCAACCGGTGTCCACCTGCATTTTGAAGTATATAAAAACGGAAAAATGCAAGATCCGCTTAAATATATAAATAAATAATGTATGCTAAAAAGTCTCTAGCTTTCATGCTAGAGGCTTTTGTAGTTAAGAATAAGATTAAATACATCACCAAAGTTTTACAGGTATTTGCTAATAGGTGAATTCCCACTGTTAAAATGGTAAAGTAAAGTAGATAACATATGTATGAAACTGACTTCTACTGCTCCAAATATAAATAAATGAGCAAGAAAAAGGAGATAGGTATGGATAAAAAAATTCTGGTTGTAGACGATGAGAAACCAATTGCAGATATACTGCAGTTCAATTTGAAAAAAG is a genomic window containing:
- a CDS encoding M23 family metallopeptidase, whose translation is MFKWVKKVTSASESTAKSFNKTINKTIAAGFAAAALTFAGGVSASANDDKLVTVYYVYMGDEYIGTVSDKKVIEDMADKKISEAEGSYKGLKLALATELSFIPEQVFESSSEVNETEVVNGLKDKMEVHAAAAALVIGGKEVAYVENDEQAKEALQKIKTSYVSEKDLKALEERKESPNIPLPQLKENETRLLDVRFTEDVSISETTVKPDQIISADKAVKLFQKGTLEEKKYEVKEGDALSNIASAHNLDMNQLIELNSGLKEDSLIKAGQELNVTVYKPYVKVIADKEVFKKEKIDYEKEVIEDSSMPKGETKVKQEGKEGVRAATYLISEENGQPVKEEVKEEKVLEEPVKQIVIKGTKVIPSRGEGSFAYPAVGGYISSKMGYRWGKMHKGIDIARPSDRTIKAADNGTVVSAGRDGGYGNKIVIDHNNGFRTVYAHLDSISVSVGQTVSKGSKIGVMGSTGDSTGVHLHFEVYKNGKMQDPLKYINK